The Ramlibacter sp. PS4R-6 nucleotide sequence CGCCGACGCCGGCGGTGTGCTTGGCGATCACGGGCTTCATCTTCTCGCGCAGCTTGGCGACCTCGGCCGGCGCCAGCTCGGTCACCTGCATGCCGTTCTTCTTCAGCTCGTCGAGGATGCTGGCGGCCGCCGTGCGCGACTGCTCGCGCTGGTACTTCGCCGATTCGATCGCCGCATCGGCGATGACCTTCTTCTCGTCGGCGGCCAGCGTGTCCCAGAACTTCTTGCTGATCACCACCGACTGCGGGTTGTACTGGTGGTTGGTGAGCGTCATGAACTTCTGCACCTCGAACAGCTTGGCGCCGCGGATGGTGGCCACCGGGTTCTCCTGGCCGTCCACCGCCTTCTGCTCCAGCGCCGCGTACAGCTCGGGGAAAGGCAGCGGCGTGGGGTTGGCGTCCAGCGCCTTCACCCAGTCGACGTTGATCGGGTTCGGGATGACACGCAGCTTCAGGCCTGCGATGTCTTCCACCTTGGCGATGGGGCGCTTGCTGTTGGTCAGCTGGCGGAAGCCGAGCTCGTAATACGCCAGGCCGACGAGGCCCTTGTCTTCGAGCTTCTTGTGCAGGCCCTGGCCGAACGGCCCGTCGACCACCGCGTCGGCTTCCTTGGGGCTGCCGAAGAGGAAGGGGAAGTCGTACACCTCGAAGTCCTTGACGATGCTGGCGAAGATGCCCGAGTTCATCGAGGCCATCTCCAGCGTGCCGCCCTGCAGCGCCGACACGTTGGCCTGGTCGCTGCCGAGCGCGCCGGCGGGGTAGACGTTCACCTTGAGCTTGCCGCCGGAGTTCTTCTCCACGATCTCGGCGAACTTGTCCATGCCCATCACGATGGGGTGGCCCTTGGCGTTCTGGTTGGCGAACTTGATCGTCTTGGTCTGCGCCTGCGCGACGCCGAAAGCCGCGACCAGCGCGAGTGCGAGGCAGGACTTGAAGAACGTGCGTTTCATGCTTGTCTCCACGGAAGGATCAGTAGAACCAGCGCGCCGGCACGGTGACGAGCTGCGGGAAGAAGACCATGAGGAACATCACGGCGAACTGCGCCACCATGAAGGGCCAGACGCCCTTGGTGACTTCGTCCATGCTCACCTTGCCCACGCCGGCGACCGTGCTCAGCACGGTCCCCACGGGGGGCGTGATCAGGCCGATGGCGTTGTTGATGATGAACAGGACGCCGAAGTAGACGGGGTCGATCCCCGCCGCCTTCACCAGCGGCATGAACACCGGCGTCAGGATCAGGATGGTGGGCGTCATGTCCATCGCGGTGCCCACCAGCATGGTCACCACCATGATCATGAACATCAGCAGGACGGGCTTGTCCAGCAGGGGTTGCAGCAG carries:
- a CDS encoding TRAP transporter substrate-binding protein: MKRTFFKSCLALALVAAFGVAQAQTKTIKFANQNAKGHPIVMGMDKFAEIVEKNSGGKLKVNVYPAGALGSDQANVSALQGGTLEMASMNSGIFASIVKDFEVYDFPFLFGSPKEADAVVDGPFGQGLHKKLEDKGLVGLAYYELGFRQLTNSKRPIAKVEDIAGLKLRVIPNPINVDWVKALDANPTPLPFPELYAALEQKAVDGQENPVATIRGAKLFEVQKFMTLTNHQYNPQSVVISKKFWDTLAADEKKVIADAAIESAKYQREQSRTAAASILDELKKNGMQVTELAPAEVAKLREKMKPVIAKHTAGVGEATVKAVQAEVDKARK